The genomic region CTGATCCCGCTGATAACGTGTCCGGATGAGGATATGAATCTGGGATTTTTTACCGTGGTCGATGGAATTCTGAATAATTGGTTCCAGAATTTCCCAGACCACAAATTCATTTACAGGAATTTTGGGAACGGCCGGGTCGAGATCGGTTTCGAAGGAAAACATTTCATTGCGGGAGGAAATCCGCAAAAAGACATAATCAAGTATAAACCTTACGACCTCATTCACCGAAGTGGAAAACATCGGATTCACAATGGTATTGATTGGCTGGTCATACCATTTCATATCATAAATAATACGGGAAATAAAATTGGCGTAGGTAATGACTCTTTTGCGGGTCTCATCCAGATTTTCAGGACTGATCTGCCTGAGATCCTCCTTGATAAATCCGATGATTTTTTCTGCCTTGTGGTTGGTATGATAAATCCGTTTGGTAAACAGAGATTCTTTTTCGAGCCGAATCTGCCTTGTCAGGTTTTCTTCATGCTCAAGATAAAATTTCTGCTGGGCCTCATTCCGTTCTTTCACGGCCTGTGATGAGACGATAAAAATCCCCAGTAATCCGATAAAAATAAGTGCCGAGTAAAGAAAGGTGACGTTATCGAGTCCGGAGGAAACCTCCTCGGTGATAAAGGAAAAATTTGGTGTGATTTTCATAAAAAGCACACCGAGATATTCCCCATTCGGGACGAAGGGAACCAACACGTGAAAATTTCCTGAGAGGTCTCTCGAAGAAAACAGGACCTCTTCATTTTTCATCCGTTCCTTGTTCTGATGAAACAACTGAACGGCATCGGAATGCTTTCCGGAGGAGTGGCTGTAGGCCGGAAGGTCATTTCTGATAAACTGAGCAAGGTGCTGACCGCTTTCAATCACATAAAGCTGGTGGTGGCGGACCAGGATAAGGCAGATATCCTTCACATTCCCCTGAATGATCTGCTGCCGGAAAACCACGTTCAGCGAGGAAATGATTTTCCGCTCGTTGTGATCACTCAGCAATTTATCGGTGAACATGTTTTCAGAGATGAGTTCCAGGCTGGTGGTGGTCACGATTGCCAGACGCTCTGCGGCATCCTTCTGATACCAGGATTGTGTCTGATCGAGTAATTCGTTAACCGCTGATTTCTGGATAAAAGTAACCCCGATCTGAAAGCCGATCAGGACGAGAAAAAAAATCGTGATATGGGTTATTTCGAACCGGTACTGAAAATATTTGCGAAGGATTTTTTCTTTTAGCATTGAAGTGGACTCAGTAACCGTTTTTCTTT from Bacteroidota bacterium harbors:
- a CDS encoding histidine kinase; the protein is MLKEKILRKYFQYRFEITHITIFFLVLIGFQIGVTFIQKSAVNELLDQTQSWYQKDAAERLAIVTTTSLELISENMFTDKLLSDHNERKIISSLNVVFRQQIIQGNVKDICLILVRHHQLYVIESGQHLAQFIRNDLPAYSHSSGKHSDAVQLFHQNKERMKNEEVLFSSRDLSGNFHVLVPFVPNGEYLGVLFMKITPNFSFITEEVSSGLDNVTFLYSALIFIGLLGIFIVSSQAVKERNEAQQKFYLEHEENLTRQIRLEKESLFTKRIYHTNHKAEKIIGFIKEDLRQISPENLDETRKRVITYANFISRIIYDMKWYDQPINTIVNPMFSTSVNEVVRFILDYVFLRISSRNEMFSFETDLDPAVPKIPVNEFVVWEILEPIIQNSIDHGKKSQIHILIRTRYQRDQNQTIITIQDNGVGIKPWLLDPGENGVPRLFQENESTKVVTASGAGYGCYIAWQLAVGKCGWTVKAENLQPEGCRFTMIIKH